aaattcatttaacACGGGCGAAATAAAACGCTGAATAAATACGGTAATATTTTTTAAGAggatagaagaaaaaaaacgacGGGCACGAAAAAGCTTAAACTCTAAAATATTGACCGTACACAGCCGGCCAAACGGCTTTGAATTACTTTCCAATTTTTATCAGTATCAAATGCCCATCTGATTGTTTTACCAATTGGAAATTAACATTTTATAGGTACAAATATAACAATTTCTGCGAGCAGTACGATCTAAATAATACTTTTAAAATTCTTACGTTCCCTGTGATACGTAATCCTAAATTGTTTGCCGATAATTTATATCATACATACTGTAATAAATGTACCAATTAACTCTTGAAAGCAACTCTGTTTAAttataaaaatagaaataaaaataaaaaagaaccaCATCAATGTTGTAGTCTAGGAGATACGACGCAGTATAACCGCGCAATTGTTTAAAGACTGCATAATTAAAAGGCGGGGGTGGTCGTGTGTTAATTGCACGATACTCACCTCCATCTTTGCGCCGTCTACGCCCGGTGTGAGGTACTGTGGATTTCTCTCTTTTACGTATTCAAATATCTTCTTGTCATCCTTCATGAATTCGATTCGACGCAAGTTATCGTCTGAGACGTTGTGTTTGCAATGCAGAATAGCTGTGCTCCCATATGTTACGTAGTACGGTGCTGCCAGCCGCACATATATGGTATTTGAAGTTGCATCTGAAAATCAACGTACGATaatgtttcaattacaaatatGAGTAAAAAAATTTCGGGGGTTCGCACTTCTTTCCTTCGAACATCAATGCGTCGTTCGTTATCGAACGTGCAAAATATTCTACCGAACAAATATTATACCGTTTTACGAGGGAACTGACGAGTAATCTTTCCGTACAAACGCATTGTTTGGTACTTTGCCATTCGTTTCGTTGAACGATTAATCGAACAAAAATTATTACCCTCCCTCTTACCAATTATATCATTTGCACGGGGCTGTCGAAGTTTTTGTTGGCGAATTCTCGTTTCGCTCGTAAACGCAAAATCGTGGAATACCATTAAAGTGGATTTTTgaaaagaggggaaaaaagtGGAATAACATATCGGCGAAACGTGAACTCTCTCAATGGAGGTGTGTATAAAGCGAAATAAAACAGAGATGAAATCCTGGTGCATCGTATTATGcgaataaaagaacgtttcgaACGATAATGGCGATGGCGCGTAATAATTAGTTTAACGAATCTCAGATATTTCATTATACGCGGTCAAAAATGCACGCGCAGAAACATAGGGAACACCGAGAGGGGAAATCGCAAAACGTAACGTAAACGGAACTTGCCTCGTTACAGTTCAACAACGAAAACAGTTCGCCTGTCCTGTGCAACTTTCTCAGCAACAAAATCGTTAATTAATTTATGCACGAAACAACGAACTGGGGGACTCTAGCCGGTCAATGACGTAACGCTTTAAACAATGTCCTCGATTGCATCCGGGTAAAACGAATTTCGTCCGTTTCTTAATTACGCGATTATTAAGACAATTATCGATAATTGCTGCGTTTCGTAAAAATACGCGACGATCGCTGTCAAAATTGTGTACCGTTTATGTTCAACCAGAAGCGATGAATTATGTTTCTAGTTGAAATGATTTAACACTCCGATGCTTAACACATTGCACGCTACGTCATTCATATAATGACACTAATGTCCTTTCCTGCAGGGCCGCGTCATTCATACGATGGCCTACattgaaaaaattattaaacacCGAATGTTAATGATACTCTGTGTGAATGTAAAAAATGTTTTTTCAATGTCGAGACTAGCTGATTTGAAAACAATTTGTGTCTTGCCACTTGGGGAAACATCTTACAATATGCGCTTTTACTGTGGTAAACACTGCCAATGGCATCCGTAAATATTGATTCGAAAATAGCAAAAACATTATTTAGGTCGAGCATAGGTGAAATTCAGGAGGTTGAAATCCTCCAGAACAATCCAAGGAGAGGATTGAATGAGATAAAAATACAACGcgttattaaatatttataactATTACTTCAATTTAGAAAAAATAAAGTACTACGAGTATAAAAATATGTTATATCGTTATGAAATTATTTCCCGAATCGATCAACGAAACAAACGATGTACGATCAAATTTACATGCTATCGCGTTAATGTTCGAGCTGTCGAATCGGCGTTAATGTACCGCGCGACAATTATCGAGCCAACACCATCGGGCAACAATTAATAACCGGATGATCGATACAATTTAGCGCGTCTGAAGGGAAGTGTCTATTAATTCGAGCGTTCCTCCGCGAAATCTAGGTCGTCGTAGGACTAGGTACCACACGTATCCGTGTCAACTTTTCGTCACGGTAATTCGATTACGATCGCTTAAGCCCGCTCGGTTCGGATCGTGTCGACGACTACGCGAACGACGATCGTCCATCGACGGCACGGTAGGGTGATATTATGCGAAAAGCGTGATACTTGGAAAATACGACAGGGCTAATGAAACCGTACGGAAGAATGGAGAGCTTTCGGTCGACTATAACCATTTGTGGCAGTACCCTGTTGCTGGGAGGTGTTACTGTATCGATCACTGAAAGCGCGTGTTACTAACACGCGCGCAGGGTATTCCGGGAGCTTTCAAGACGTTCCGAAAGCACCATATTCGGCTACCATGAATAATCGTCGAAAATGAAATCGTTTCGTTTCTTTGTGTGCCTGTGACGATGGCATATACGGTTAAAATTTAAATCGGTTTTTTACTTGCCCCGGAACGTTCCCGAGTGACGTTCGTCGCTCGAGAGTCTTTCGTTCGCCTTTGTATGGGCGAAacgaaagagaagagaaaaaccGAGCAAATAGCGGGGACAGAAAAACGTTTTGCGGTGGGATGAGTCGCGTAACAGAGGAGCAAATAATGGGTTCGAGTAATGCCTTTCGTTAGTGGTATAATAACGTTACAATTATAGTTTCTTTGGAAATAACAAGTATGGAAATATCCAAATAAATATCTTCGAATAAGCGTGTAAATATGTACGTGTATATGTAGTTATGCAATGTATTTATAAAATCATAAAGGTTTTACCAAATTGTATAAATGGATAAATATGGGTGTATATATGAAAAGGATAAAAATTTGTTATAAGCTGTAAAAATTGTTTGCGTAACAATAAACTTTGTGGATTACGATGACTGAATGCGAACTATCTCGTTACTATATTCCATAAATATATGTGTTACTATGACTTGAAAAGTCGATGGATAAATGTTAGCCTGTCCATTTATAACTCAACGCAACCGTAGGTGTGTCATAAATGAAAATTTTCTGACCGCATAATgacataaaaaaaagaagaaaacataTAACATCTATAATATGTATAAGTGACGTAGACCAGTTTAAAAAAACCgcgaagaatgtaaacacgttcATTCACTTGGTAATCCGCTTAAATCCGATGCTTAATTGTACCTCATCAATTAACAGCAAGTTTCTTCAACGAAATTTATTAAACACGATTACTAATCTTGCTTCTGATTGCCATTTTACTTATCCTAACATTACAAACATGTACATACAGCAGAATTTCAAACATAATTTGTGCAAATAAAGCCATACACAATTGTACAATTAACTAAAACGTTTGTTTACTCCCATTTTTGTCAATGGAGCTTTAGTCGATACAAAACATTTCATTCAAATTCCGAAACATGTCGTGCAAGATATTTTTCCAACGAATACAATCCGAGCGAATTAATTGAAATCGAACAATATCAAGTGATCGAACATCTTTTGCGTTTCAAACATTATAACACACGAAATTTCAGTGGAAAAACATCCGCAATTTTCAATGTCTGGGAACAGAATGAACTGGCCGGGTGGGTGTTTACGATTGCGTGCAACTTACAtgaaaataattgtaaaatatatacGAATACGAATTTTTCCCAGTGTGCTGATTGGCGCGGCATTGTCGTATTAATTCTCTCGCGTCGTCTCTACGCAAAATATTACTGCCTCTCTCTACGTTgcttaatataaaaaaaaaaacgtgctTCTATTTTGTACAGTGGTGTGCCTTCAAACTACACAACTTCGAGCCGAGTCGGCGCTACAACTGACCAAGCTTTTCGATCGTTCGACCAACTCCCAtagaatatgaaacatagagcggAGACTCGCTGTCTGTTCGCTTATCGAGCGATCTTTAAAGTTGGATTTGCTAATGCAGTTCTAGCATGAAATAAATGATGTAATATAATGATTGAAATGGgtaatatattttacaatgactTTTATTTAAATAACCTGTTTCTGCGAACATAAATTGAGTTTTAAAAGCAAACCTGTTACATCTTATTGTGGTTAGGTAGTTTATAATTATTAGTATCAGATTTTTATATACCGACATATGCATTTATGgaataaaaaaattttaattttagATATTTTAGAAGaacttaatttttttctttttttttacaaatgATTCTTCGTtgcaaatattttatattaaaaagaaaaatattcttTCGTATTTGCATTGAATATCTCACTCATATACAAAGTATAAGGTACATTTCCAATATGTCATTCGTCCGCGGTGGAACCTGATATGTATTTACTCGTATATCTAAAAAATCTATTAAATGACGCGATATTATTACTTCTTCTTACAAAAACGTTACGTCAGAAAGCGTAAAGGATATTTCTAAATTAATGAGAGGCATAATGTAGAAACAATTCTTACACAACGTAGACTAGAAAAATACACGTAAACATATGTGTTACGTACCTGCTTGTCATACGCTGTTGTAAATCATTTAGAATGAAACACGTATGAGTTATATGGTTGAAATTAAGACAAAAACAGAAATGGAAGGACACGAGGAAGATGATTTGGAGGATCTAAATTCAACTGTTTACGCATTTCCACCAAGTGTACAAAATGTGATCGAACAGGTTAGATTCACAACGAAACTGTCAAAGCATATGCAGCTGTCATTTACCCTTGGCAAATAGTACTTAAATATTTacttatatattatttttatctTAAATCTGGTTTCGTTAGATAAGAATTTTCGACGGTGTAGAATTAAATAgtaattattatatcataattcaTTCAATTCTACTTAATTCTTAAAACTTAATTCTACATATGATTATTGATCGATTATTCTTAAATTTTTGTACAGGTTTTACCTAGTACAGATCCATTGGATCAACTGAACTTTAATGTAGTGGATTATATAAATTCATTGTTTCCAACGGAGCAATCCCTGTCTAACATAGATGACGTAGTAAATAACATGGAATTACAAATACGTACTATAGACAAGGAAATTCGTTCTGTGGTACGTGGACAGACGAATGTGGGTCAAGATGGTAGAGCAGCATTAGAAGATGCACAGAAAGTAATAAAGCAATTGTTTGTGCATATTAAAGATATTAAAGACAAGGCAGAACAATCTGAGGAAGTAGTTAAAGAAATAACAAGAGATATTAAACAATTGGATTTTGCGAAAAGAAATCTCACTGCCTCGATAACAGCTTTAAATCACTTGTATATGCTTGTGGAAGGTGTAGATTACTTAAAGTAATGTGTTATCATCTTTATTATCAAAAATacatttaaaataatttaaaatttctattatttattatcaataTCTTAATTTGATTTTAGAGTGTTAACACAGAAAAAACAATatggtaaaattattttgccttTACAAGCAGTGATGGAAGTGATGCAACATTTCAATAACTACATGGATATACCTCAAGTGAAACAATTGTCTGATGAAGTATGATgtattataagtaatattttaattgAATAGTAGAAATATATATTGATTAATATTTTGGCTTAAAGGTACGCCAGATACATATTGAATTGGCTCAACAAATTACAGCAGACTTTAAACAAGCATTTTCTGGTCAAAATCCAAAATATTTCAGTCAACTTACACAGGGATGTTTAGTCCTATCCGTGTTGGATCCAAAAGTTAAGTATGTATATTGACTGGAAATATTCAACAGATATTGACATAAATGTAACAATTTGCCTCTCTTTTACAAGGAGAGATCTACTCACGTGGTTTGTAGGTATTCAATTACAAGAGTATGCGCATCTATTTGATGAAAATCAAGACTTCGCATGGTTGGATAAAATTGACCGACGCTATGCATGGATAAAGAAACACCTACTTGATTTTGAATCAAAATTTAGCACAATCTTTCCACAAGATTGGGAGATCTCAGAGCGAATTGCTGTGCAATTTTGCAATGTTACAAGAGAAGATCTTACGAAATTAATGCATAAAAGACGTTCCGAAAtagatgtaaaattattgctTTATGCAATTCAAAGAACTAGCAATTTTGAATCTTTATTGGCAAAAAGATTTAGTGGTATTACTTTGGAAAATGCAGATACAGCTAATAAAAAGAATACTACTAATTCAGATGCAACTGATAACAAAGTTTCAAAAAATCCGTTTGAAGAAAATGAACAGGTATCATGTTTTCCAAGATTTTTTTAGGAATATAATGAACTTTGTACTATGATACTTTATTATGTAGCAGGTACAAAATGATGAACCAAAACCATCACCATTTTCAAATCTCATAGGAAGATGTTTTGAACCATACTTGAATATTTACATAGAAAGTTTGGATCGTAATTTAGCCGACTTAATGGATAAATTTATATCAGATTCCAAAACGCAACCTCCTGGTGCTAAAGATTTTGATGGTATCGAAGGTCCAAGCAGTGTATTATCATCTTGCGCAGATCTATTTGTGTTTTATAAGAAATGTATGTTACAATGTACACAGCTTAGTACAGGTTTAATTATGGTGAGCTTGGCTGAAACTTTTCAGAAGTATCTGCGAGAATACGCTcttaaaatattacaaaataatTTACCTAAGTACGTAAAGTACATACTTTTTTTAATGAGTCGATTAAAGTTATGATTCCTATACATAAAATAAGAATTTATTACAGAATTGGAGGTAGTGCAGGAATTGCTACAAGTATGAGCAGTATAACGCGTGATTTTCGAGATCTTTCGACGTCAGGTTTCATACAAAATTTTCAAAGCTTTCTTAAAGAAGGCGAAAGTACTAGATTTAGCAAAGAAGAACAATCACGAATATGCTGGTAAAGGTTAACTAACTATTTATGTTATAACATAATGTTTGAAAGAAAATATAACGGAATTTTATTTTAGCATACTAACAACTGCTGAATATTGCTTAGAAACAACACAACAATTGGAGGAAAAGCTTCGTGAAAAAGCTGATAAATGTTATGctgaaaaaattaatttatcgcAAGAACAAGACATTTTTCATAAGTATATATTCCACATTTTTTCCTAAACATTCACAaatttattatttctaataatGTCATAATTTTTATAGCGTTATATCGAATTGTATACAGCTACTTGTTCAAGATTTAGAATCTGCGTGTGAATCTGCATTAACAGCCATGACAAAGGTATTCATCTAGCTTTTTGACTATTATAATTAGAATTTCTAATATTTAAAATGATCTTTCTTAATTATTGAGGTTCAATGGAGTGCTATAGAAGTTGTTGGTGATCAAAGTAATTATGTTAATACTATTGTGGCACATCTTCGTCAAACAATACCTACCATCAGAGATAGATTATCCTCATGCAGGAAATATTTTACACAGCTTTGTGTAAAATTTGCAAGGTAATAAATAAAGTAAACATatgaatttattttattaaacgATATTAAGAGAGCTAATGAAGAACTTATTGGTTTACAGTTCTTTTATAGTAAAATTAGTACAGCAATTGTACAAATGCAAACCTTTAAATACTGTAGGTGCTGAACAATTACTGTTAGATGTACACATGCTGAAAACTGCTCTCTTAGATCTTCCCTCAACAGGATATCAAGTGCAAAGAAAAGCACCAGCAACATATACTAAAGTACTTCACTTTTTACTACGTATATTTGTACTTCAGTTCACATTTGTAGGTTAGGTTCGTAATCTGTGTTTCAAATTGTAAATAGGTAGTAGTAAAAGGTATGGCAAGTGCTGAAATGATTCTCAAGATTGTGATGTCTCCGATAGAATCTCCAAAAGATTTCGTGAAGCAATGTAGAATACGCTTACCGGATTTACAAACGCTAGAATTTCAAAAAATTTTGGATATGAAGGTAATTTGATTTTATACAAACGTTTAACACGTTAAACGTCCAGCTTGTCTTGTTTACACCATATTCGGCTGTCACGTGGGTAATGCACGACAATGAACTACGAACAGAAGATAAGAAACGAAACATGAGACTGAACAATACGTAAAGACTGACGCGCACGGCGATGTAGCACGAGCCGGTGCCTAGGAATCAGCGTTGCGTTTAACCTGTTAAATTaactaagatattttataagttaAATTAAGTGTTTCATAATTTTCCAGGGCTTAAAGAAAACAGAACAGGTTTTATTATTAGAACAATTTAAACAACCTGAACATGTCGATGTTTCACACGACAATAGAAGTCATGCTATTCAAGACAGCCCAGAACATGAAGCTGGACGAATAAAACGATTGGaaaagttaattaaaaaaaGGATATAAGTCAATAAATTTCATATGGAAAAGTTTAAACTGTAATGTACATAGTGAAATTAAATTTGAATGTAATTgtacaaaaattaaatattaaaattaaactCCCACGTTATTACAATATATAgtaaaacttctttttatataACAGAAAACtattataaattaaaataattttcattttaaattgtttaaattaattaaagGATATATGTGAGTTGGAACACGGAaatttcagttttatgttttATTATTGTATATAGTAAACAATGTTCAGTAAACAGGAAGATGTTAACCCTGTTTCTGTGCAAGTTCCTTCGCCTTAGCTTTCTCTAACTTAGCTATTCTGGCAGCAGATTTACTGCCCAAAAGACCACCTCCCCAATGACGTCGGATTTCGTCGTATCTGTCGTTGAAATTCGTCTTAATAGCTTCGACAAGTTTGGAGAAGTTGGCTCTGTCACCAGAATCCACCTGATATAAAAACAATGTGTTAGCGAAAGTAAACGAAATCTAAGACAAGTAATATTGATAAAATTGCATCAGTGTTAGGTTTTTTTGTTTTATCACTAATATTATCATTGGATTGGCTCCTTTGAAAATCATCACGCTATAAAATATTGCTCATATCTTGTGTAGAAGTAGTTATTTTAATGAAAAAATTTACCTGAGTCAAAGCAACTGCAGTGCATGTTTTACGCCTGACGAGACGTCCCAACCGTGATTTACCTTTTATAATACAATAAGGTACACCCATTTTACGACAGAGTGCTGGTAGAAACAGAACAATCTGTAATTAAAAAGTAATGCATCAATAAAATAGAACAATACCATACTCAATTGTATGATTAAAATCCCCACTCAGGGTCATGTTTCATCTTTCAAATGAAATTGATTATACCAATTTTATTGTCAGGTGAAGAAATTCAAGCATCATCGTGACAGaacaattat
The window above is part of the Xylocopa sonorina isolate GNS202 chromosome 3, iyXylSono1_principal, whole genome shotgun sequence genome. Proteins encoded here:
- the Vps53 gene encoding vacuolar protein sorting 53 isoform X1; its protein translation is MSYMVEIKTKTEMEGHEEDDLEDLNSTVYAFPPSVQNVIEQVLPSTDPLDQLNFNVVDYINSLFPTEQSLSNIDDVVNNMELQIRTIDKEIRSVVRGQTNVGQDGRAALEDAQKVIKQLFVHIKDIKDKAEQSEEVVKEITRDIKQLDFAKRNLTASITALNHLYMLVEGVDYLKVLTQKKQYGKIILPLQAVMEVMQHFNNYMDIPQVKQLSDEVRQIHIELAQQITADFKQAFSGQNPKYFSQLTQGCLVLSVLDPKVKRDLLTWFVGIQLQEYAHLFDENQDFAWLDKIDRRYAWIKKHLLDFESKFSTIFPQDWEISERIAVQFCNVTREDLTKLMHKRRSEIDVKLLLYAIQRTSNFESLLAKRFSGITLENADTANKKNTTNSDATDNKVSKNPFEENEQQVQNDEPKPSPFSNLIGRCFEPYLNIYIESLDRNLADLMDKFISDSKTQPPGAKDFDGIEGPSSVLSSCADLFVFYKKCMLQCTQLSTGLIMVSLAETFQKYLREYALKILQNNLPKIGGSAGIATSMSSITRDFRDLSTSGFIQNFQSFLKEGESTRFSKEEQSRICCILTTAEYCLETTQQLEEKLREKADKCYAEKINLSQEQDIFHNVISNCIQLLVQDLESACESALTAMTKVQWSAIEVVGDQSNYVNTIVAHLRQTIPTIRDRLSSCRKYFTQLCVKFASSFIVKLVQQLYKCKPLNTVGAEQLLLDVHMLKTALLDLPSTGYQVQRKAPATYTKVVVKGMASAEMILKIVMSPIESPKDFVKQCRIRLPDLQTLEFQKILDMKGLKKTEQVLLLEQFKQPEHVDVSHDNRSHAIQDSPEHEAGRIKRLEKLIKKRI
- the Vps53 gene encoding vacuolar protein sorting 53 isoform X2, which translates into the protein MSYMVEIKTKTEMEGHEEDDLEDLNSTVYAFPPSVQNVIEQVLPSTDPLDQLNFNVVDYINSLFPTEQSLSNIDDVVNNMELQIRTIDKEIRSVVRGQTNVGQDGRAALEDAQKVIKQLFVHIKDIKDKAEQSEEVVKEITRDIKQLDFAKRNLTASITALNHLYMLVEGVDYLKVLTQKKQYGKIILPLQAVMEVMQHFNNYMDIPQVKQLSDEVRQIHIELAQQITADFKQAFSGQNPKYFSQLTQGCLVLSVLDPKVKRDLLTWFVGIQLQEYAHLFDENQDFAWLDKIDRRYAWIKKHLLDFESKFSTIFPQDWEISERIAVQFCNVTREDLTKLMHKRRSEIDVKLLLYAIQRTSNFESLLAKRFSGITLENADTANKKNTTNSDATDNKVSKNPFEENEQVQNDEPKPSPFSNLIGRCFEPYLNIYIESLDRNLADLMDKFISDSKTQPPGAKDFDGIEGPSSVLSSCADLFVFYKKCMLQCTQLSTGLIMVSLAETFQKYLREYALKILQNNLPKIGGSAGIATSMSSITRDFRDLSTSGFIQNFQSFLKEGESTRFSKEEQSRICCILTTAEYCLETTQQLEEKLREKADKCYAEKINLSQEQDIFHNVISNCIQLLVQDLESACESALTAMTKVQWSAIEVVGDQSNYVNTIVAHLRQTIPTIRDRLSSCRKYFTQLCVKFASSFIVKLVQQLYKCKPLNTVGAEQLLLDVHMLKTALLDLPSTGYQVQRKAPATYTKVVVKGMASAEMILKIVMSPIESPKDFVKQCRIRLPDLQTLEFQKILDMKGLKKTEQVLLLEQFKQPEHVDVSHDNRSHAIQDSPEHEAGRIKRLEKLIKKRI